Proteins encoded by one window of Dioscorea cayenensis subsp. rotundata cultivar TDr96_F1 chromosome 20, TDr96_F1_v2_PseudoChromosome.rev07_lg8_w22 25.fasta, whole genome shotgun sequence:
- the LOC120251968 gene encoding uncharacterized protein LOC120251968, with the protein MNGGGYKMKSMEMMQGKESNESNVKFQMPLHYPKYTKAEYESMPEKVLDRLLSEYGLPVTGDVAEKRKLAVTSFLWPHCSHLTSYADK; encoded by the coding sequence ATGAATGGAGGAGGTTACAAGATGAAGTCAATGGAGATGATGCAAGGAAAAGAAAGCAATGAAAGCAATGTTAAGTTTCAGATGCCACTGCATTACCCTAAATATACAAAGGCAGAGTATGAATCAATGCCAGAGAAAGTTCTTGACCGTTTGCTATCAGAGTATGGACTTCCGGTCACCGGAGACGTCGCCGAGAAGAGGAAGCTCGCCGTCACTTCATTCCTCTGGCCTCACTGCTCTCACCTTACTTCTTATgcagataaataa